The genomic DNA TGACCATGGACGATCGCACCGCCACGGCATAGAGGGTAATCGCCAGCATCGTGCCGACCAACGCTTCCGTCAACGCCACATCGGCTGCCCCCAAGACGGCATAGACCAGTGCCGCGATCGCCCCTAAAATGCCGCGAATCACCAACGCATGATAGGGATTGGTTTGAAAAATCACCATGCTGGCCGACAACGGCAACAACGCAACAATGACATAGAGATAGATCTCACTCTCATTCATAACGGGGAACCTCCGAACGGTTGGATGGACTGCTCGAACAATAGGCCAGGACATACCCCAGCACCGTATTCCAGATCGCGAGGGATAGCAGCGCCAAGAGCAACAGAGGCCACTCACCGGGAATTTTGAGAAGCAATCCCACGATAATCGCCATCGAGCCGAGGGTATCGGCTACCGAGAGACTGTGGAGTTTGAATAAGACGGAGCGATCGCCCAGGAGGGGAACGGTTCCCCAAATCCAGAACACTAATCCTATGCCAATACAGGCATAGCTCAGGCCATTCACAATCATCTATCCCCTCTCCAGTTCATTCAGTCGTTTAAGAATGTGAGCGAGCATCATCAGGGCGGCATTGCCTACGCTGAGAATAATCACGCCCACCACACCAATCATCCAGTCGTCCCGCAGCACCGAGACCACCAAAATCAAGATGGAGGTTTTGGTGGCGATACTGGCAAAGGCTAGCATTTTTTGCCAAATGTCATCGTCCCGACACGCTTCATATAGGGGAATCAGAAGTGTTCCCAGCATAGCCATCACGATCAGATTCATTGGGGTCGCCTCCGACGGACACGGTGGACTTCATACCAGCCTTCATCGTGATATTTCAACACGATGGTTTTGGGCGTAAAGGTGATTAAGAAAATATCGAGGAAAATGAGTCCCGGCGTGCGACGTGGCTTCACCCGTTCCATCGTCACATCCTCGTAGTTATGAGGACGCACCATGATTTCGACCGCTTCTTGATAGGCTTGCGGAATTGCAACCACCGTTTCCCACAACGTCCGGAGCCAGTCGCGAAAGGCACCAGGAGCCGTATAGCTACGAGGCAACAGTAGGGCGATCGCCACTCCAATCAGGATATTGGTCAGGCTTAGATCGGCCGTCAGCAAAAACCAGATTGTGAGCCGCAGGACGAGATCTAGAATGCCAATCATGCCATCACCATCCAAAAAATTAGGATCACCATCACACTCATCACACCGATCAGATGCTCAAATTCCTCCAGCACACGGGGCAACTTAACGGAAATGTGCCGAAAGATCAGGAAATACGCCAACCAGCCCCAAAAAATCGTCGCTAACGGTTTCACAATATTGGTTAGCGTGTAGGCATTGTAGTAGACGCCGTTGGCGGCGACCAACCCGATCAGCAACAGAACGACCGCAGGCCAAAATCCAGGTTTAACCGTACCTTTTCCCTGGGCGCTATGGGGCAGAAAAATAAATTTGGCAAAGGAAATCGATGTGCCCAATGCTGCAATGTTCATGCCAATCACCTGCCAGGGCAGCAAATTTTTCATAGTCAGCACTTTTGCGCCAAACCCCGATAGCAGCGGGAATCCGGAGATGGAAAAACTGGCGATCGCCAATGCCACCCAAATTGAGGTCTGCATGGGTTCATCGTGCAATTCCTTAAAGTTACGGCTTGGGAGTGCGCCAGCCGTCAGGAACAGGGAGGATTTCACCAAGCCGTGGGTGAGAGCATAAAAGCCGCCGACTTCCGGTGCCGCTAGCACAAATCCAAGCTGCGAAATGGTATGGAAGGCCAGCATTCGCTTGGTATCTTTTTCGAAGACGGCATAGCCCACGCCTAGGAGCGCTGTCCCCACGCCAAAGATTCGCACGATGGGATCAATCTCCTCCAACAGCAGGGCACAGCGCACCAGCGGAAATATGCCCGCCTTAACAACGACTCCCGACATCAAGGCGGATACGGGGGTTTCAGCTTCGGAATGGGTGAGCGGTAGCCAAAGACCCGATACAAAAATTCCGCCTTTGGTGATCAGTCCTAAGCCAATCAGGGCAACGGCTTCGGGGGGAGCATTCATCAGTCCCTCGAAGGCAAAGGAATGATTGGCCTGATAGACCAAGGCTGCTCCCACTAGGTAAAACAACATGGTGGTATTGCTGACAAAGAGATAGCGCAACGCCACCCAAATCGAGCGATCGCTCCGAGGATAGGCAATCA from Synechococcales cyanobacterium T60_A2020_003 includes the following:
- a CDS encoding monovalent cation/H(+) antiporter subunit G — encoded protein: MVNGLSYACIGIGLVFWIWGTVPLLGDRSVLFKLHSLSVADTLGSMAIIVGLLLKIPGEWPLLLLALLSLAIWNTVLGYVLAYCSSSPSNRSEVPRYE
- a CDS encoding cation:proton antiporter; amino-acid sequence: MIGILDLVLRLTIWFLLTADLSLTNILIGVAIALLLPRSYTAPGAFRDWLRTLWETVVAIPQAYQEAVEIMVRPHNYEDVTMERVKPRRTPGLIFLDIFLITFTPKTIVLKYHDEGWYEVHRVRRRRPQ
- a CDS encoding cation:proton antiporter gives rise to the protein MNMLTTLTILWIALPFFVGFTIYLLPRLDRGLALGVALASLAYALLIFWHRSPLTLQLLDNFGVSLLADNLSGFFILTNALVTTAVILYCWQSGKTAFFYTQAIILHGSVNAAFVCADFISLYVALEVISIAAFLLIAYPRSDRSIWVALRYLFVSNTTMLFYLVGAALVYQANHSFAFEGLMNAPPEAVALIGLGLITKGGIFVSGLWLPLTHSEAETPVSALMSGVVVKAGIFPLVRCALLLEEIDPIVRIFGVGTALLGVGYAVFEKDTKRMLAFHTISQLGFVLAAPEVGGFYALTHGLVKSSLFLTAGALPSRNFKELHDEPMQTSIWVALAIASFSISGFPLLSGFGAKVLTMKNLLPWQVIGMNIAALGTSISFAKFIFLPHSAQGKGTVKPGFWPAVVLLLIGLVAANGVYYNAYTLTNIVKPLATIFWGWLAYFLIFRHISVKLPRVLEEFEHLIGVMSVMVILIFWMVMA